In a single window of the Candidatus Methylomirabilota bacterium genome:
- a CDS encoding CsbD family protein — protein sequence MNRDSLEGQWMQLKGKVREQWGKLTDDELDQIQGNAEQLIGKLQEHYGRTREQVEQELDRWLQGQQIEKRKAS from the coding sequence ATGAACCGCGATAGCCTCGAAGGCCAGTGGATGCAGCTCAAGGGGAAAGTCCGGGAGCAGTGGGGCAAGCTGACGGACGACGAGCTCGACCAGATCCAGGGGAACGCCGAGCAGCTCATCGGCAAGCTCCAGGAGCACTACGGGCGCACCCGCGAGCAGGTCGAGCAGGAGCTGGACCGCTGGCTTCAGGGCCAGCAGATCGAGAAGCGGAAGGCTTCGTAA
- a CDS encoding acyl-CoA dehydrogenase family protein, with the protein MDFAYSASEDAFRAELRGWLEAELPAHRREWPATDDEFTLHPDRAFDACLAWHRRLHKGGWVGIAWPREYGGRGATLVEQMILQEEMVRAGAPPGVNTIGLMMVGPAVMEWGSEEQRRRHLPAILSADEIWCQGFSEPGAGSDLAALRTTAVLEGEVFRVSGQKVWTSNAQRSQWCILLVRTNPAAPKHDGISCLLVDMRSPGITIRPLVQMTGDAEFNEVFFDDVRVPRAHLLGPLDAGWKVAITVLMYERAGLGNQTNLHHFTRLLLDLARRTPRGGAPVSRDPVARQALARCWIEAEALRLTGLRSLTRRLRGEPPGPEGSVLKLAFTDAYAHMAETAAQLLGPHVLLWRGTPRAVDGGRWAFQALFARRFGIAGGTSEIQRNIIGERVLGLPR; encoded by the coding sequence ATGGACTTCGCCTACTCCGCGTCCGAGGACGCCTTCCGAGCGGAGCTCCGGGGGTGGCTCGAGGCGGAGCTTCCCGCCCACCGGCGCGAGTGGCCGGCGACCGACGACGAGTTCACCCTCCACCCCGACCGCGCCTTCGACGCCTGTCTGGCGTGGCACCGCCGGCTCCACAAGGGGGGCTGGGTCGGGATCGCCTGGCCGCGGGAGTATGGCGGCCGCGGCGCCACGCTGGTCGAGCAGATGATCCTCCAGGAGGAGATGGTGCGCGCCGGGGCTCCGCCCGGGGTGAACACGATCGGTCTCATGATGGTCGGGCCCGCGGTCATGGAGTGGGGGAGCGAGGAGCAGCGCCGGCGCCACCTCCCGGCGATCCTCTCCGCCGACGAGATCTGGTGTCAGGGGTTTTCCGAGCCGGGCGCCGGGTCCGACCTCGCTGCTCTCCGCACCACCGCCGTCCTCGAGGGCGAAGTCTTCCGGGTGTCGGGCCAGAAGGTCTGGACGTCCAACGCGCAGCGGAGCCAGTGGTGCATCCTCCTGGTCCGGACGAATCCGGCGGCGCCGAAGCACGACGGGATCTCCTGCCTGCTGGTGGACATGCGAAGCCCCGGCATCACGATCCGGCCGCTCGTGCAGATGACCGGTGACGCCGAGTTCAACGAGGTCTTCTTCGACGACGTCCGCGTCCCCCGCGCGCACCTGCTCGGCCCCCTCGACGCCGGATGGAAGGTCGCCATCACGGTGCTCATGTACGAGCGGGCCGGTCTCGGCAACCAGACGAATCTCCATCACTTCACGCGGCTCCTCCTCGACCTCGCTCGCCGGACGCCGCGCGGAGGCGCCCCGGTCTCGCGGGACCCGGTGGCCCGGCAGGCCCTGGCCCGGTGCTGGATCGAGGCCGAGGCGCTCCGGTTGACCGGCCTTCGCTCCCTCACCCGACGGCTCCGCGGCGAGCCGCCGGGACCGGAGGGCTCGGTCCTCAAGCTCGCCTTCACGGATGCCTACGCCCACATGGCCGAGACGGCCGCTCAGCTCCTCGGGCCGCACGTCCTGCTCTGGCGAGGCACGCCGCGGGCGGTGGACGGCGGCCGCTGGGCGTTCCAGGCGCTCTTCGCGCGACGGTTCGGGATCGCCGGCGGGACCTCCGAGATTCAGCGGAACATCATCGGCGAGCGGGTCCTGGGCTTGCCTCGCTGA
- a CDS encoding inositol monophosphatase family protein, translating into MDRALEVALEAAKAAGALALRYFTGGFEVTVKPDQTPVTQADREAERAIVERLGAAFPDVGFLGEEFGAQGAQAVRWIIDPIDGTQNFVRGLPYWATLIALEEDGDVTLGVVHAPATGELLWARRGEGAFANGRPLRVSTVDRLASATLLHSSLNYMKALGAYWDGFLRLVDATQRQRGFGDYFAYTVVLRGQAELMLEADLKPWDLAPFKILFEEAGGSLTDFEGRPTIYSGSALASNGRLHASALAVLRGTAGP; encoded by the coding sequence ATGGACCGCGCGCTGGAGGTCGCCCTCGAGGCGGCGAAGGCGGCCGGCGCCCTCGCCCTGCGCTACTTCACCGGTGGGTTCGAGGTCACGGTCAAGCCTGATCAGACCCCGGTGACACAGGCCGACCGCGAGGCCGAGCGAGCCATCGTCGAGCGGCTCGGCGCGGCCTTCCCCGACGTCGGCTTCCTCGGCGAAGAGTTCGGAGCGCAGGGAGCCCAGGCCGTGCGGTGGATCATCGATCCCATCGACGGGACGCAGAACTTCGTCCGCGGCCTCCCGTACTGGGCGACGCTCATCGCCCTCGAGGAGGACGGCGACGTGACGCTGGGCGTGGTCCACGCGCCCGCCACCGGGGAGCTCCTCTGGGCGCGACGAGGCGAGGGCGCCTTCGCCAACGGGCGTCCGCTCCGGGTCTCGACCGTCGACCGACTGGCGAGCGCCACGCTGCTCCACTCGAGCCTCAACTACATGAAGGCGCTCGGTGCGTACTGGGACGGCTTCCTCCGGCTCGTCGACGCCACCCAGCGCCAGCGCGGGTTCGGCGATTACTTCGCCTACACCGTCGTGCTGCGGGGACAGGCCGAGCTGATGCTCGAGGCCGATCTCAAGCCGTGGGACCTGGCGCCCTTCAAGATCCTCTTCGAGGAAGCGGGCGGCTCCCTCACCGACTTCGAGGGCCGGCCGACGATCTACTCGGGCAGCGCCCTGGCCTCCAACGGCCGGCTCCACGCGTCAGCCCTGGCCGTGCTCCGTGGGACCGCCG